Proteins encoded in a region of the Marinococcus sp. PL1-022 genome:
- the rplT gene encoding 50S ribosomal protein L20: MPRVKGGYVARRRRKRVLKLAKGYRGSKHRLFKTAQEQVMKSLQYAYRDRRQRKREFRKLWIARINAAARLNGLSYSRMMHGLKQGGIQMNRKMLADLAVNDEKAFAELAEKAKSNL, encoded by the coding sequence ATGCCAAGAGTAAAAGGCGGATATGTGGCACGTCGCAGACGTAAACGAGTATTAAAACTCGCGAAAGGGTATAGAGGTTCTAAGCACAGACTGTTTAAAACAGCACAGGAACAGGTAATGAAGTCCCTGCAGTATGCTTACCGGGACCGTCGCCAGCGCAAGCGCGAATTCCGTAAGCTGTGGATTGCACGCATTAACGCAGCAGCGCGGTTGAACGGCTTATCCTACAGCCGCATGATGCATGGCCTGAAGCAGGGCGGTATCCAAATGAACCGTAAAATGCTCGCAGATCTTGCAGTAAATGATGAAAAAGCATTTGCAGAGCTTGCTGAAAAAGCGAAATCAAACTTATAA
- the mqnC gene encoding cyclic dehypoxanthinyl futalosine synthase: protein MSIDGILERALNGERLTMDDAVRLYESDEIEKMGAAADEIKKRWHPEPVATFNIGRNVNYTNVCDTFCRFCAFYRRPGSEEGYLLSDDQILQKIKELQDVGGDEILMQGGTNPNLPFEYYTNLLKKIKSHFPDVTMHSFTPAEVYKMMEVSGLSLKEVLTALHEAGLDSLPGGGAEILTEKTRKRISRLKCTADQWIDCMKMAKEVGMHGTATMVIGFGESNEERAEHLWRIREAQDESNCFLAFISWTFQQDYTSMKGERITPEGYLRNVAISRLFLDNIPNFQSSWVTAGPETGKRSLSYGCNDFGSTMMEENVVSSAGTTHKVNINRILRLIREAGYTPAQRNTKYHTLRVFEGEENSEKDFVMQN from the coding sequence ATGAGCATTGATGGAATACTGGAACGGGCATTAAACGGAGAACGACTGACAATGGACGACGCTGTGCGCTTATATGAAAGTGATGAAATAGAGAAAATGGGAGCTGCCGCGGATGAAATAAAAAAACGCTGGCACCCGGAGCCTGTTGCCACCTTTAACATAGGACGTAATGTCAATTACACAAACGTCTGCGATACTTTCTGCCGTTTCTGTGCATTTTACCGCCGGCCGGGATCGGAAGAGGGCTACCTTCTTTCGGACGACCAGATTCTGCAGAAAATTAAAGAGCTTCAGGATGTTGGAGGAGACGAGATTCTAATGCAGGGTGGGACCAACCCGAATCTCCCATTTGAATACTATACAAACCTGCTTAAAAAAATTAAAAGCCATTTCCCAGACGTGACGATGCACTCGTTTACGCCGGCAGAAGTGTACAAAATGATGGAGGTTTCCGGTCTGTCATTAAAAGAGGTATTAACGGCTCTTCACGAAGCTGGTCTGGATTCGCTTCCAGGCGGAGGTGCCGAGATTCTCACAGAGAAGACGAGAAAACGGATCAGCCGCTTGAAATGCACGGCCGATCAGTGGATCGACTGCATGAAAATGGCTAAAGAGGTTGGTATGCACGGCACGGCAACGATGGTTATCGGCTTTGGCGAATCAAACGAAGAGCGGGCAGAACACCTGTGGCGCATTCGTGAGGCCCAGGACGAATCCAACTGCTTTTTGGCCTTCATATCCTGGACCTTCCAGCAGGATTACACAAGCATGAAAGGCGAGCGTATTACACCGGAAGGCTACCTCCGGAATGTAGCCATTTCACGCTTATTCCTGGACAACATCCCGAACTTCCAGTCCTCCTGGGTAACAGCAGGACCAGAGACAGGCAAACGCTCTCTTTCCTACGGCTGTAATGACTTTGGCAGCACCATGATGGAAGAGAATGTTGTTTCTTCAGCGGGTACCACACACAAAGTGAACATCAACCGGATTCTTCGTTTGATACGGGAAGCAGGCTACACGCCGGCGCAGCGGAATACGAAGTACCATACACTCCGTGTGTTTGAAGGAGAAGAAAACAGCGAAAAAGACTTTGTAATGCAAAACTAA
- a CDS encoding sigma-w pathway protein ysdB, translating into MGILLRVLLLIALVIIIYSFWRYWNNSRRKLEAAHHKKQFYLLDDQQNVRKNLLATHKGVMFEGEKYVGTTEKAFEVVTISLWVIESEHLRGFQREDFTFLEREILSLYPEAAIEWNSPVKEFMQKLEATQPEKH; encoded by the coding sequence TTGGGTATTCTTTTGCGGGTGCTGCTGTTGATCGCGCTTGTTATTATCATATACTCGTTTTGGAGATACTGGAATAATTCAAGAAGAAAACTGGAAGCAGCCCACCATAAAAAACAATTCTATCTGCTTGATGACCAGCAAAATGTACGGAAAAATCTACTGGCTACCCACAAAGGCGTCATGTTTGAAGGCGAAAAATACGTAGGTACAACCGAAAAAGCATTTGAAGTGGTTACTATTTCGCTCTGGGTGATTGAAAGCGAGCATTTGCGTGGCTTTCAGCGCGAGGATTTCACCTTTCTCGAACGGGAAATTCTTTCACTTTACCCGGAAGCTGCCATCGAGTGGAACAGTCCGGTGAAAGAGTTCATGCAAAAGCTTGAAGCAACACAGCCGGAAAAACATTAA
- the rpmI gene encoding 50S ribosomal protein L35 encodes MPKMKSHRGAAKRFRKTGSGRVKRARAFTSHMFSHKSQKQKRNLRKPELVSKSDYKRIKTLLPKTKK; translated from the coding sequence ATGCCAAAAATGAAATCTCACCGCGGAGCAGCAAAACGTTTTCGCAAAACAGGAAGCGGCCGTGTAAAACGCGCACGCGCATTCACGAGCCATATGTTTTCGCATAAATCCCAAAAGCAAAAGCGTAACCTTCGTAAGCCGGAGCTTGTTTCCAAGTCCGACTACAAGCGTATCAAGACACTACTGCCGAAAACGAAAAAATAA
- a CDS encoding RNA methyltransferase, with product MKRIESTKNPKVKEIKKLHKRKERERAGLFLIEGDHALTEAVRSQAWIEEIFIEEHKEWPQVFNEIPTPATEVTESVMKEISSTETPKNIVAVCRIPEFSNVRSGGYSFFVLVDSIQDPGNLGTIIRTVDALGKGVVVLGTGTVDAYNEKVVRATQGSLFHVPVLQEDLGEWLEWLQETDIPCFGTSLEEGTSYSALEPQPYFALIIGNEGAGVQKKWLERTDQNLYIPIPGQAESLNAAVSAGILLYHLKQTDW from the coding sequence GTGAAGCGGATAGAATCGACAAAAAACCCGAAAGTAAAAGAGATAAAGAAACTTCATAAACGTAAGGAACGGGAAAGAGCAGGGCTTTTTTTAATTGAGGGAGACCATGCGCTGACAGAAGCTGTGCGTTCGCAGGCCTGGATTGAAGAAATTTTTATCGAAGAGCATAAAGAATGGCCGCAGGTTTTTAATGAAATACCAACACCGGCGACAGAAGTCACAGAAAGCGTGATGAAAGAAATCAGTTCGACGGAAACACCGAAAAATATCGTAGCCGTATGCAGAATTCCTGAATTTTCTAATGTGAGAAGCGGTGGATATTCTTTTTTTGTGCTTGTCGACAGCATACAGGACCCGGGTAACCTGGGAACGATTATCCGGACGGTGGATGCGCTTGGAAAGGGCGTGGTCGTTCTCGGCACAGGCACAGTGGATGCATACAACGAAAAGGTTGTAAGGGCGACGCAGGGCTCGTTGTTTCATGTACCGGTTCTGCAGGAGGATCTGGGCGAGTGGCTGGAATGGCTGCAGGAAACGGACATTCCGTGCTTTGGGACCTCACTGGAAGAAGGAACGTCGTATTCGGCGCTTGAGCCGCAGCCTTACTTCGCGTTGATTATTGGCAATGAAGGAGCCGGTGTACAAAAGAAATGGCTCGAGCGGACCGACCAAAACCTGTACATTCCGATTCCGGGACAGGCAGAATCACTAAATGCGGCTGTCTCTGCCGGTATCCTCCTGTATCATTTGAAGCAGACAGATTGGTGA
- a CDS encoding M42 family metallopeptidase encodes MAELDSTLQMLKDLTDANGVPGNEQEPRKVMTQYISPYADEMSTDRLGSLIAKKTGQAGGPKLMITGHLDEIGFMISGIDENGFLKFQTLGGWWSQVMLAQRVKVMTRKGNITGVIGSKPPHILPAEQRKKAMEIKDMFIDIGASSKEEAESFGVRPGDSVVPVCDFEVMNNEKLLMAKAWDNRIGCAIAIEVLKRLENESHPNEIYGVGAVQEEVGLRGAKTATNLIQPDIGFAVDVGIAGDTPGVTSNDARAKIGKGPQLLMMDASVIAHKGLRDFVVGVAEEKEIPFQFDMMANGGTDAGSIHLSGEGVPAMAITIPTRYIHTHAAILHRDDFEHAVQLIVEIAKRLDRDTVESLTYEG; translated from the coding sequence ATGGCAGAATTAGATTCAACATTGCAGATGCTAAAGGACCTCACGGACGCAAACGGCGTTCCGGGGAACGAACAGGAACCAAGAAAAGTGATGACCCAGTATATTTCTCCTTACGCCGATGAAATGAGCACTGATCGGCTGGGGAGTCTGATTGCTAAAAAAACCGGCCAGGCCGGGGGCCCGAAATTAATGATTACCGGGCATTTGGACGAAATTGGTTTTATGATATCGGGAATCGATGAGAATGGCTTTTTGAAATTCCAGACCCTCGGGGGATGGTGGAGCCAGGTGATGCTCGCCCAGCGGGTGAAGGTAATGACGAGAAAAGGAAACATTACCGGCGTCATCGGCTCGAAGCCGCCACATATTCTGCCGGCGGAGCAGCGTAAGAAGGCGATGGAAATTAAAGATATGTTCATCGATATCGGTGCTTCAAGTAAGGAAGAAGCAGAGTCATTCGGCGTGCGTCCTGGGGACTCAGTCGTGCCGGTATGTGATTTTGAAGTGATGAACAATGAAAAATTACTGATGGCGAAAGCCTGGGACAACCGTATTGGCTGTGCTATCGCGATTGAGGTACTGAAGCGACTCGAAAACGAATCCCATCCGAATGAAATTTACGGTGTCGGGGCTGTGCAGGAGGAAGTCGGACTGCGCGGAGCGAAAACAGCAACCAACCTGATTCAGCCGGATATCGGATTTGCGGTCGATGTAGGCATTGCCGGGGATACGCCGGGTGTCACAAGTAATGACGCCAGAGCGAAAATCGGTAAAGGACCACAGCTTCTTATGATGGATGCCTCCGTTATCGCACACAAAGGGCTGCGTGATTTCGTTGTCGGTGTGGCTGAAGAAAAGGAAATTCCTTTTCAGTTTGACATGATGGCAAACGGCGGCACAGATGCAGGATCTATTCACCTGTCCGGTGAAGGAGTACCGGCTATGGCCATTACGATTCCGACCCGCTATATTCATACGCATGCAGCTATTCTTCACAGGGATGACTTTGAGCATGCCGTGCAGTTAATCGTAGAAATTGCAAAGCGTTTAGACCGCGACACAGTAGAGTCATTAACGTACGAAGGATAA
- the thrS gene encoding threonine--tRNA ligase: MAEQTITLIFPDGNEKSYDIGTTTEEVAGGISSGLKKSALAGKINGRMVDLRTPLRENGQIEIITYQSPEGLEVLRHSTAHAMAQAVKRLFDDVQLGVGPVIENGFYYDIDTSHQLTPEDLPKIEKEMNKIIDENLEIIREEVSREEAVRFFKELGDELKLELIEDIPEGEQIALYRQGEFVDLCRGVHVPQTSKLKKFKLMNISGAYWRGDSNNKMLQRIYGTAFEKQSQLDDHLKMLEEAKERDHRKIGRELDIFTTSQTVGQGLPLWLPNGATIRRIIERYIVDKEVRLGYDHVYTPVLGSSELYKTSGHWDHYQDDMFPPIEMDNETLVLRPMNCPHHMMVYKNKKHSYRDLPVRIAELGTMHRYEKSGSLAGLQRVRAMTLNDGHIFARPDQLKDEFIRAVRLVREVYHDFGIKDYTFRLSYRDPEDKEKYVDDDQMWENSERILKEAMDAIDAEYVEAEGEAAFYGPKLDVQVKTAMGKEETLSTVQIDTHLPERFDLTYVGSDGGEHRPVVVHRGIVSTMERFIAFLLEEYKGALPTWLSPVQVKIIPVSPDVHLDYAKEVEMALQASDVRVEVDTRDEKLGYKIREAQTQKIPYMLVLGDKEQEANAVNVRRYGQQDSQSQPLNDFVENVTAAINEYR, from the coding sequence ATGGCAGAACAAACAATCACGCTCATATTTCCAGATGGGAACGAAAAATCATATGACATCGGCACAACGACAGAAGAAGTAGCCGGAGGTATCAGCTCAGGCCTGAAAAAGAGCGCACTGGCAGGAAAAATCAACGGAAGAATGGTGGATCTCCGCACTCCGCTAAGGGAGAATGGCCAGATTGAAATCATTACGTACCAGTCTCCGGAAGGCCTTGAAGTGCTCCGGCACAGCACCGCGCACGCAATGGCCCAGGCGGTGAAGCGCCTGTTTGATGACGTGCAGCTTGGTGTCGGCCCGGTGATTGAAAACGGGTTTTATTATGACATTGATACGTCGCACCAACTGACGCCGGAAGACCTTCCTAAAATCGAAAAAGAGATGAATAAAATCATTGATGAGAATCTGGAAATTATTCGCGAGGAAGTGTCCAGGGAAGAAGCAGTCCGCTTTTTTAAAGAGCTTGGCGACGAGCTGAAGCTGGAATTAATTGAAGATATCCCTGAAGGAGAACAGATCGCGCTTTACCGGCAGGGAGAATTTGTCGATTTATGCCGCGGCGTTCATGTACCGCAGACATCCAAACTGAAAAAGTTTAAGCTGATGAACATCTCCGGGGCTTACTGGCGCGGAGACAGCAATAACAAAATGCTGCAGCGTATTTACGGCACCGCCTTTGAAAAGCAGTCCCAGCTTGATGATCATTTGAAAATGCTCGAAGAAGCCAAAGAACGCGATCACCGTAAAATCGGCAGAGAGCTCGACATATTTACGACAAGTCAGACAGTCGGACAGGGGCTTCCGCTCTGGCTTCCAAACGGTGCCACAATCCGTCGGATTATTGAGCGCTACATTGTAGATAAAGAAGTACGCCTCGGCTATGATCACGTGTATACGCCAGTGCTTGGTTCCTCCGAGCTGTATAAAACGTCGGGCCACTGGGACCACTATCAGGATGATATGTTTCCACCGATTGAAATGGACAATGAAACCCTCGTGCTTAGGCCGATGAACTGTCCGCACCATATGATGGTCTATAAAAATAAAAAGCACAGCTATCGCGATCTACCGGTCCGCATCGCAGAACTCGGAACGATGCACCGTTATGAAAAATCCGGGTCGCTTGCCGGCCTGCAGCGCGTGCGGGCGATGACATTAAACGATGGTCACATTTTTGCCCGCCCGGATCAGCTGAAGGATGAATTCATCCGTGCAGTGCGGCTTGTCCGTGAAGTCTACCATGATTTTGGCATTAAGGATTACACCTTCCGGCTTTCGTACCGGGATCCGGAGGATAAAGAAAAATACGTGGATGACGACCAGATGTGGGAAAATTCCGAGCGTATTCTGAAGGAAGCGATGGATGCGATTGACGCTGAATATGTGGAAGCAGAAGGGGAAGCAGCATTTTACGGCCCGAAGCTCGATGTCCAGGTAAAAACAGCGATGGGCAAGGAAGAGACGCTCTCCACCGTCCAGATCGACACCCACCTTCCTGAACGTTTTGATCTCACGTATGTTGGAAGTGACGGAGGCGAGCATCGTCCGGTAGTAGTCCATCGGGGTATTGTGTCCACGATGGAGCGCTTTATCGCCTTTCTGCTTGAAGAATACAAAGGCGCTCTGCCGACGTGGCTTTCTCCTGTTCAGGTGAAAATTATACCGGTTTCGCCTGACGTTCATCTCGACTACGCGAAAGAAGTGGAAATGGCGCTGCAGGCATCAGATGTCCGGGTGGAAGTGGATACGAGGGATGAAAAGCTCGGCTACAAAATCCGGGAAGCCCAGACGCAGAAAATCCCTTATATGCTTGTGCTTGGCGACAAAGAGCAGGAAGCAAATGCCGTAAATGTACGCAGATACGGTCAGCAGGATTCACAATCACAGCCGCTGAATGATTTTGTGGAAAATGTAACAGCGGCTATTAATGAATATCGTTAA
- the dnaI gene encoding primosomal protein DnaI has protein sequence MDSIGSSLNRWMDKDWKERMARLEKEVFAYPGVIDFKRRHPHIPAEEYEKNKAALFEYKRERSNCDACPGLENCPNLMQGYQPELMEDKGKVTVAYHRCSLKVHDDEKKKRQALIKSYYIPKEILHASFDQVDMDHESRAKAGTAALHFASATVPGEDGQGLYLYGKFGVGKTYIAGAIMNELAERNIGSMIVHVPDFFREIKESLSDNTVREKVDSVKGVPVLILDDLGAESMSAWTRDDILGVILQYRMMEKLPTVYTSNYDYSELEEHLTYSQKGGNERLKAKRIMERIRPFTEEVFMDGQNRRG, from the coding sequence ATGGATTCGATCGGATCCTCGTTGAACAGATGGATGGATAAGGATTGGAAGGAGCGGATGGCAAGGCTGGAAAAAGAAGTATTTGCCTATCCGGGAGTTATCGATTTCAAGCGCCGCCATCCGCATATACCGGCAGAAGAATACGAAAAAAACAAAGCAGCTTTATTTGAATATAAGCGGGAGCGCAGCAACTGCGATGCCTGTCCGGGACTTGAAAACTGCCCAAACCTGATGCAGGGGTACCAGCCCGAATTGATGGAAGACAAAGGAAAAGTGACGGTTGCCTATCACCGTTGTTCATTAAAGGTACACGATGATGAAAAGAAAAAAAGACAGGCACTTATTAAAAGCTATTATATTCCAAAGGAGATACTGCACGCCTCCTTTGATCAGGTGGATATGGACCATGAATCAAGAGCGAAGGCCGGAACTGCGGCACTTCACTTTGCATCGGCCACCGTGCCCGGGGAGGACGGACAAGGACTTTACCTGTACGGAAAGTTCGGAGTTGGTAAAACGTATATTGCGGGAGCTATTATGAATGAACTGGCGGAGCGAAACATCGGCTCGATGATTGTACATGTGCCGGACTTTTTCCGGGAAATCAAAGAATCGTTATCGGATAATACGGTGCGGGAAAAGGTCGACAGTGTTAAAGGTGTACCGGTACTCATACTCGATGACCTTGGAGCCGAATCAATGAGCGCCTGGACAAGGGACGATATTTTGGGCGTTATTCTGCAGTACCGGATGATGGAAAAGCTTCCTACTGTCTATACGTCCAACTATGATTACAGTGAACTTGAAGAGCATTTGACCTATTCCCAGAAAGGCGGTAACGAGCGTTTGAAAGCAAAGCGTATCATGGAGCGCATCCGCCCGTTCACAGAGGAAGTATTTATGGACGGACAGAACCGTCGGGGATAA
- the infC gene encoding translation initiation factor IF-3, with the protein MCQWYVFAWKPRALNFWRWLIIRKDQKVNEGIRAREVRLIDANGEQLGVKSRNEALELAGKENLDLVLVAPNAKPPVCRIMDYGKYRFEQQKKDKEARKKQKTINVKEVRLSPSIEEHDFNTKLRNARKFLSKGDKVKAAIRFRGRMITHSDIGKEVLDRFAKECEDVSTIETKPKMDGRSMFLMLAPKAEQEREQKEESSKEE; encoded by the coding sequence TTGTGCCAATGGTATGTATTTGCGTGGAAGCCCCGCGCACTAAATTTCTGGAGGTGGCTTATTATTCGTAAGGACCAAAAGGTAAACGAGGGCATCCGTGCCCGTGAAGTTCGACTCATCGACGCTAACGGAGAGCAGCTTGGAGTAAAATCAAGAAACGAAGCTTTAGAGCTGGCCGGGAAAGAAAACCTTGACCTTGTTCTTGTTGCTCCAAACGCGAAACCGCCTGTCTGCCGTATTATGGATTACGGTAAATATCGTTTTGAACAACAGAAAAAAGATAAAGAAGCCCGGAAAAAGCAAAAAACGATCAACGTGAAAGAAGTTCGTTTGAGCCCGAGCATTGAAGAACACGACTTTAATACAAAGCTGCGTAACGCACGCAAGTTTTTGTCCAAAGGCGATAAAGTGAAAGCAGCTATCCGCTTCCGTGGTCGTATGATCACACACTCTGATATCGGTAAGGAAGTACTTGACCGGTTTGCCAAAGAATGTGAAGACGTGAGTACGATCGAAACGAAGCCGAAAATGGATGGCCGCAGCATGTTCCTCATGCTCGCTCCAAAAGCGGAGCAGGAACGGGAACAAAAAGAAGAATCCAGCAAAGAAGAATAG
- the pheS gene encoding phenylalanine--tRNA ligase subunit alpha: MIERLEELQQEALQQIEEAGDTKELEQVRVKYLGKKGPITEVLRGMGQLSKEERPVVGQKGNEVREAIQERLEKKTKMLADEALKEKLNKETLDVTLPGRKVQRGAKHPLTSVVEEIEDIFIGMGFEVTEGPEVETDYYNFEAMNLPKDHPARDMQDSFYVSSDLLLRTQTSPVQARSMERHHGEGPVKIICPGKVYRRDDDDATHSHQFMQIEGLMVDENIRMSDLKGVLETFVKKYFGEEREIRLRPSYFPFTEPSAELDVSCGICAGEGCRICKHTGWIEVLGCGMVHPRVLEMSGFDPDVYSGFAFGMGVERFSLLKYGIDDIRHFYTNDMRFLKQFTRV; encoded by the coding sequence ATGATAGAACGCTTGGAGGAGCTGCAGCAGGAAGCGCTGCAGCAGATTGAAGAAGCTGGCGATACAAAAGAATTGGAGCAGGTGAGAGTAAAATACTTAGGGAAGAAAGGCCCGATTACGGAAGTGCTCCGGGGGATGGGGCAGCTGTCCAAGGAGGAGCGCCCCGTTGTTGGCCAAAAAGGAAACGAAGTACGTGAAGCCATTCAGGAGCGTCTGGAGAAAAAGACGAAAATGCTTGCCGATGAAGCATTAAAGGAAAAGCTTAATAAAGAGACGCTGGATGTAACACTTCCGGGACGTAAAGTTCAGCGCGGGGCGAAGCACCCGCTGACGAGCGTGGTGGAGGAGATTGAAGATATCTTTATCGGCATGGGATTCGAAGTGACTGAAGGACCGGAGGTCGAAACCGATTATTATAACTTTGAGGCGATGAATCTGCCAAAGGACCATCCGGCCCGGGATATGCAGGATTCTTTTTATGTCAGCAGTGATCTGCTGCTGCGTACGCAGACGTCGCCGGTGCAGGCCCGCTCGATGGAACGCCACCACGGCGAAGGACCGGTAAAAATTATCTGCCCGGGCAAGGTCTACCGCCGGGATGACGATGATGCTACTCACTCCCATCAGTTTATGCAAATCGAAGGGCTGATGGTTGATGAAAATATCCGGATGAGTGATTTAAAAGGGGTACTCGAAACATTTGTGAAAAAATACTTCGGAGAGGAAAGAGAAATCCGCCTCCGCCCGAGCTACTTTCCGTTTACCGAGCCGTCTGCAGAGCTTGATGTTTCGTGCGGCATCTGCGCCGGGGAAGGCTGCCGCATCTGCAAGCATACCGGGTGGATTGAAGTACTCGGGTGCGGAATGGTGCATCCACGCGTGCTGGAAATGAGCGGCTTTGATCCGGATGTCTACAGCGGCTTTGCCTTTGGAATGGGAGTGGAGCGCTTCTCCCTCCTGAAATACGGCATTGACGATATCCGGCATTTTTACACGAACGATATGCGCTTTTTAAAACAATTCACTCGAGTATAG